One Purpureocillium takamizusanense chromosome 1, complete sequence genomic window carries:
- a CDS encoding uncharacterized protein (EggNog:ENOG503NWKY~COG:O) — MFSRSRKSHRQRSNFPSLAAHEPKHQSSDLSSRLAELTIFNLQGASGPRPLVDDSLPPGNQFPSGFRGSSVGSTRSAASSVVRRVGGIDNNVMASTADRSRLRRERTFVGSECAVCEEPLEHTLRGERILQFSCSHVSHEACFYEFIRELEAQYCPTCDAPLHLDTSRGGNVIDISSSSNRAKSFGVATNSGVDKISNIVRTAGTGNASDTRSTHTPTPTWDNQTVRPPSVESSQRRQQPQPPSSNGRDSMARGSLRDSREAPSSDRHGSSRHARSDSEATGVASSNGYPETTQSGPQWRHDYDVQAMETTPGSPKGVARNPIPSPIVTVRSEFPTISRSRQQQTLTCLVTVEVAGNKWRPDPEDIGGQSHRAPSVNARIDEVAARAVTPAPSAPRFYPYESPEALEEMTESLRNRVDNWHGLDFSRFGQLRLYGTLRVGKDKVSWQELECYLFAEMLICVKEKKLPSQAATHWDDNGAPRKSTRCTLKGSILIKKHLNEVSETGTIDENVLTLSLSVAELPQFHLRFENRNQLKLWNQALLDLNAVEEAPIRSPDYDRGDMSETDEEVEWQRSRPQRVSSTTSSWGPKSATTAPTEYTNFAAKTPQLQTSIHVPIDVVVVVPISSSMQGVKINLVRDALKFMVNTLGERDRMGLVTFGSGGGGVPIVGMTTKAWPGWSNILTSIKPVGQKSHRADVVEGANVAMDLLMQRKHNNPIATIMLISDASTADADSVDFVVSRAEAAKITIHSFGLGMTHKPDTMIELSTRTKASYTYVKDWMMLRECLAGCLGGMQTLSHQNVKLKLKLPEGSPAKFHKISGALQITKRATGRDAEASLGDLRFGDKRDILVQLVIMPDNSSQEQLPQDPWDNIVSGLEALSGSMDNDTERVASVEEVPLIQADLSWGDILREGTVSHMPRPSLLAITMLPANASQKKSWQNSPPIPPHPSIVQRRMELLTSDMLTRALTLVSRGQHDRAHTLLNETRSILKGLGKGGLPPVPPSASKSGPTTSHPGNEHSSNASGTPDRKRSPSPPTSATSSGGNGYQNTQLGRSRSNDGLGLGTGIDPGTVAALDAELESSLEWISHPAVFGRDSRKAVLQAIGVISSQRAFTFRTPIESLWAGRVGGIKRLADKSREWREECGEGGIMEEA, encoded by the exons ATGTTCAGTCGGTCCCGGAAAAGTCATCGTCAGCGAAGCAACTTTCCGAGCCTAGCCGCCCACGAACCGAAACACCAAAGCTCCGACCTCTCATCGCGACTCGCCGAATTGACCATTTTCAACCTCCAGGGCGCCTCGGGACCAAGGCCCCTGGTTGACGACTCCTTGCCGCCAG GCAACCAGTTCCCATCTGGCTTTCGTGGCTCGTCTGTAGGCTCAACAAGATCAGCTGCGAGTTCTGTCGTTCGTCGAGTCGGGGGCATCGACAACAACGTCATGGCGAGTACCGCCGACAGGAGTCGTTTGCGGCGCGAACGAACGTTTGTCGGCAGCGAATGTGCCGTTTGCGAGGAACCGCTCGAACATACCCTTCGCGGCGAGCGCATCCTACAGTTCTCGTGCTCGCACGTCTCCCACGAGGCATGCTTCTACGAATTCATCCGCGAACTCGAAGCTCAATATTGCCCGACCTGCGACGCGCCGCTGCATCTTGATACGAGCCGAGGAGGCAATGTCATCGACATCAGTTCGTCATCCAACAGAGCCAAGAGCTTCGGGGTCGCTACTAATTCGGGGGTAGACAAGATTAGCAACATTGTGCGTACCGCTGGCACAGGCAATGCAAGCGACACGCGCTCAACGCACACCCCAACGCCGACCTGGGACAACCAGACGGTTAGACCGCCGAGCGTCGAGAGCTCGCaacggcgccagcagccccagccccccAGCAGCAATGGCCGCGATAGCATGGCGCGCGGAAGCCTGAGGGACAGCCGGGAGGCTCCCTCCTCCGACCGCCATGGGTCCTCGAGGCATGCACGGAGCGACAGTGAAGCAACTGGCGTCGCTTCGTCGAACGGATACCCGGAGACGACCCAGAGCGGCCCGCAGTGGCGGCACGACTATGATGTCCAGGCAATGGAAACCACACCGGGAAGTCCCAAGGGTGTCGCGCGCAACCCAATACCATCTCCCATCGTTACCGTTCGGTCCGAGTTCCCTACGATTAGTCGATCACGCCAACAACAGACCCTCACATGCTTGGTCACAGTTGAGGTAGCCGGCAACAAGTGGAGACCAGATCCAGAAGACATTGGAGGCCAATCGCACAGAGCGCCCTCGGTCAATGCGCGCATCGACGAAGTGGCTGCGCGAGCCGTAACGCCCGCACCTAGCGCTCCACGGTTCTACCCGTACGAGTCTCCTGAGGCGCTCGAAGAGATGACTGAGAGCCTCCGGAATCGCGTTGACAACTGGCATGGCTTAGACTTCAGCCG ATTTGGTCAATTGAGATTGTATGGCACGCTGCGAGTTGGCAAAGATAAAGTATCGTGGCAGGAGTTAGAATGCTACCTTTTCGCCGAAATGCTCATCTGCGTCAAAGAAAAGAAGCTACCCTCGCAAGCAGCAACTCACTGGGACGATAATGGCGCTCCTCGCAAGTCGACGAGATGCACGCTCAAAGGTTCTATCTTGATCAAGAAGCATCTGAACGAGGTCTCGGAGACGGGTACCATTGATGAAAACGTCTTGACTTTGAGTCTCTCCGTCGCCGAACTGCCCCAGTTTCATCTACGGTTCGAGAACCGCAACCAGCTCAAGCTGTGGAACCAGGCCTTGCTGGACTTGAATGCCGTTGAGGAGGCGCCTATTCGCAGCCCGGACTATGACCGTGGAGACATGTCTGAGACGGACGAAGAAGTTGAGTGGCAGCGCTCTCGCCCACAAAGAGTCTCCTCGACAACATCGTCCTGGGGTCCGAAGTCTGCTACGACGGCGCCAACAGAGTATACCAATTTCGCCGCAAAGACCCCGCAGCTTCAGACCTCGATCCACGTGCCCATCGACGTTGTCGTTGTGGTCCCAATTTCGTCGTCGATGCAAGGAGTCAAGATCAACTTGGTTCGCGATGCTCTTAAATTTATGGTCAACACCTTGGGCGAGAGGGATCGCATGGGCCTCGTCACATtcggctctggcggcggaggagtcCCAATTGTCGGCATGACCACCAAAGCCTGGCCTGGTTGGTCCAACATTTTGACCTCGATCAAGCCGGTGGGCCAGAAGAGCCACAGAGCCGATGTGGTCGAGGGAGCCAACGTGGCGATGGATTTGCTCATGCAGCGCAAGCACAACAATCCGATTGCCACAATCATGCTGATTAGTGACGCATCTACGGCTGATGCTGACTCTGTGGACTTTGTCGTTTCAcgagccgaggcggccaagattACCATACATTCTTTTGGCCTTGGAATGACCCACAAGCCGGATACTATGATCGAGCTCTCGACAAGGACCAAGGCGTCGTACACGTACGTCAAAGACTGGATGATGCTTCGAGAGTGTTTGGCGGGCTGCCTCGGGGGCATGCAGACCTTGTCGCACCAGAATGTGAAGCTGAAGCTGAAGCTGCCCGAAGGATCACCAGCCAAGTTTCACAAGATCAGTGGTGCTCTACAAATCACGAAGAGAGCCACAGGTCGGGATGCCGAGGCCAGTCTCGGGGACCTGCGGTTTGGAGACAAGCGTGATATTCTTGTCCAGCTCGTCATTATGCCCGACAACTCGTCTCAGGAGCAGCTGCCACAGGACCCTTGGGACAACATCGTCTCGGGGCTTGAGGCACTGAGCGGCTCAATGGACAACGACACAGAGAGGGTCGCTTCTGTGGAAGAGGTACCCCTGATCCAGGCTGACCTGAGCTGGGGCGACATTCTCCGAGAAGGCACCGTCAGCCACATGCCGCGGCCCTCGCTTCTTGCCATCACGATGCTGCCTGCCAACGCAAGCCAAAAGAAGTCGTGGCAAAACTCGCCGCCAATCCCTCCTCACCCAAGCATCGTCCAGCGGCGCATGGAACTACTTACATCCGACATGCTCACCAGAGCTTTGACCCTGGTGAGCCGAGGTCAGCATGACAGGGCTCACACCCTCTTGAACGAGACCAGATCTATACTTAAGGGCCTTGGGAAGGGCGGCCTCCCACCTGTTCCTCCCTCGGCCAGCAAGTCGGGCCCAACAACCTCGCACCCGGGTAATGAGCATTCTTCGAACGCCTCCGGCACTCCAGACCGCAAGCGAAGCCCCTCGCCACCTACATCTGCCACCTCCTCTGGAGGCAACGGATACCAAAATACCCAACTGGGTCGCAGCAGATCCAACGATGGGTTGGGCCTTGGGACCGGGATCGACCCTGGAACCGTGGCCGCTCTAGACGCGGAGCTGGAGAGCAGCCTAGAGTGGATCAGTCACCCAGCTGTATTTGGTCGTGACAGCCGTAAGGCCGTCCTTCAAGCCATTGGAGTCATCAGCTCGCAGCGTGCTTTCACGTTCCGGACCCCAATCGAGAGCCTTTGGGCTGGTCGCGTCGGTGGCATCAAGAGACTAGCGGACAAGAGCCGCGAGTGGCGCGAGGAatgcggcgagggcggtaTCATGGAGGAGGCTTAA